ggGGCTCAAAactcctgaaccctgagatcatgactggagccggagtcagacgcccCTGAAGTACTTAGGCTATTTAAGGAAGACAATTTAGAGACCAAAGAGCCAGGAAAATctgacttttatttcttaaatactgTGAAGGAAGATGGGGGAAATGGTCCCCTGATGAGGGAGGGCCACAAGAACTAGGGATCATCAGCAAAGGCCCGGTGGGCATTAGGGAAGCGCTGGGGGCTGTAGTTGGGGTCTTCCTGTAGTCGCTTTTGTATATCAGCCcggagctagagagagagagcaagcaggtcgGAGGGGCAGCGGCCAGGCCCCTAGGATCCCAGCAAGCACGCAAGGCCATCCCTTAGAAGCTAACACTTCCCCACCAGCCACACTGTCAGCCCAATATGGTATCGCCGAGCCTTCCCAGATGCCACTAGggaaaaactcttttaaaaaatcacatggtAGCCCCAGACTGACCAGTTCATCTCTGAAAAGATCAGAAAAGAGGGGCCCTAGCCCAACCCCTCCCACTAGACCATCCCTATCCTGCTTCAAGGTGGGGGCACCTGCTGCCTGTAGCTCTCCTGAACCTCTGGTGCCTCCAGGTCCCGGCTCAGGCTCTCAGGGCTCGTCAGGGGCCGAGCTCCGGCTGCCTTAGCTGCCCGGCTCACGGCCTCTGAGAGAAGCAGCTGGGGGCCCTCACCCTGCATCGTCTGGGGGACAGGGGGTCGGGAGGGAAAAGAGGATCAACGTCAGATCCAGTGCCACCACCCAGCTCACCCTTTCCAGGAATCAACCACTGAGTTCCTATGCTAGTGGAGAGAAGGGGACTAGTCCAGGCGGTTTTGACAGCAGAGATACCTTCCTAGTTTTATTCGGCTCTGGCCGAAACATGGCATTTGAGTGTGTGGACTCACTCTTCAAAATAAGAGGGGCAGGATGAGTCAGGCCAGCCAGCATTCTGAGCTGGCTAGTCCACAAGAGGAAGCCCACCTTAAGGAAAATAGGCCCTAGTCACATTCCTAGCCACCAGGCAGCTGAGGGAGGACAGGACTGCTGGCAAATGCTAACATGAAGGTGTGCTGCAGCGACCGTGAGCAAGTCAATCCCCGGGAAGGTGTCCTCAGCCATTAAATGACGGGACTAAACTAGGAAGAATTCCTTGACTCTGAATAATTGGATTCTAAGCACGACAGGGGAATTTGGATAAAGAGAGATCCTCAGGGAAGAAGCAGACCAACCTTGCGTCTCTTGGCAGGCATACCACTGAGGTAGGCATCGCTCAGGGGAGGCTGCGGCTTCACCTTCCGCTGGCTCTGAATGTCCTGCTGGATAATCGGAACCCACTCCTGGGGATGAAAAGGGGATGAGTAACTGGCACAACTTTCAGCTGCCTTGGCCCACCGGCCCACCTCCCGACACTTACTGGGGGGACTGCGGCCGCCCAAGGTTCTGTCTCAGCTGAAGCTCCATCCTGTTCGTCACGGGAGCCGCCGCCCTCAGGAGCAGGAGGCGGACCTCGGGACATGGCCTCTTCTGCTGTtgttccaggggctggggaagcatTCTCCCGCTGGGAGCCAGACACGAGGGAAGACACGGGCTTCAGCACGCCCAGCTCCAGCCCTCCCGCCCCCGGTCCCCCACTCCACATCACCTGGCCCCTCAACTCTCCCTGGTACCTGAGGCTCAGGGGAAGTTCTCTCTGATCCCTGAACTTCCATTGGCTCCTCAGGAAGTGGCTATAAAATtggacagagaaggagaacacAGAAAGCCGTCTCAGGCCTCTCCAGTTCCCTCAAGTCCCCTGACCCCAGAGCCCATCTGGGTCCCTTACCTGGGGGGGATCACCAACCCTGCGAACATATCTGAGAATGGCATCAGGGCCTACGGGCATGTGCTCCAGAACCACCTGAAGCCTCAGTCCCATCATAGTGGTCAGCCAGCTCACCAAGGACGGGTTCACCCCACGAGACATGCGACGCTGAGGGCAGAAAGCAGCCTTAGAACACAGCATCTTCAACGAGCTCTTGAGAAGTGTCAAAGAGTAAAGGACAGCAattgggggagaaaaaataaaaaccgcAGGATACCAGAGAGAATGGAAACCCAAGGAAACAGAAGGCTGGGGCTCTGGGACGGAGGTTGTGCTTACAATTCGGCCATTGATGACCGCGGCAAGCTCCATCTGCTGTCCCCCCAAGCAGTGCAGGTTGAGGGCCAGGCATTCAAACAGGCCCTGGTTACACAACTCAAGCAGGCGGGCCCCAAATCCACTGTCTGTGGGCAAGACACAAGGAGGAGATGCTGGCACCCGACAGCTCTGCACATCTaacacccccgccccccggccccccagccccGCTGCCCCTGACCTGTGCAGTGCAGCACATGAGCAGCGATGCTATTGAACTGCTCTTGGAGAAATTCCAGGTTTGTCCGGATGATGTCCACCCCTGGCTGAACCTGCACCAAAGACTgagaaacaacacacacaaagaCCCTCCGAATCAGGAACCCTGGGAGACCAGGAACCAAAAGCGGTAGCAGGAACAGGAGCTACCCTGACGGGACCCAGGAGAAGAGGGAATGTGAGGGGTACTCACAAAACTCTCCCGCACGTACTCTTCCAGCCCTGTGATCAACGTGTGGGTTGCCGTCTATGGGGGAAACAGCGCAAGTTTAGATCCAAGCCCCAGCCCTCAAGACACTGTCCTCCCCTCTACCTCCAGTAAGTCCAGGGCTTGAGCTGGAGCAATCATAGCTTTAGATGACAGATAAACAGAGTCAGGAATAAAGAACAGAAAGTGACGAGAAAGAGAGCTCTGGGGTCCAAGATCTTCATTTACCCGTATGTTACCAGGTGTGGGCTCTTGGCCACCCAGGTAGTGCTGGTGGAAAAAGGATCGCAGCTGGGGCTGGAGCCGCTGCAGTGGCTGGAAATGCCCATGAAGAAGCATCACCACATCCACCATGGAAAAGTTCTGGCACAGCAGAGAGAGTAGGGCCCCAAAGAATCctagagacagggacagaagtCAGCAGCGGCCTCTACCACCTGGCCTGCCCACCCACCACAAGCCCATTGGCCTCATCCCACCTCGGCAATACCCCTCAACAGAGACCATCGACCTATCCCTCCCTGTAGAAGGCCAAGGCACTCCCAATTTGCTCACCGAGGGCCCCATCAGCCCCAGGCTCAAAGATGTTGCTTGATCCACTGAGGCGCTGTATGAAAGCAGCAATACTTTCACTACTGCCAGCCCGAGCCCCCAGGGAGCCCAGCAGGGAGTTCAGTACGCCCTGCACCACGGAGGTAAAAAACTCCGGTGAAAGGCTCTCAAGACCCAGGCCTCCAGGACTCCCTGCGCCACCAGAAGGGGACCCTGGTGGGGGCATGGTCTGCTGCtctggggccgggggtgggggtgggggtggcggggggggcggaggggccgTCTGTGTCGCCTGGCAAAGAGAAGGAACAAACAACAGAACACAAGGTGAACACGGAGACAAGGATGTAAAACAACACCAGAAAGGCACAAACCAAGAGGGCCGTGGAAGATGGAGAGCTGTAATCTGCTCTTTACTCCCCAAAGCACAATGCGCACACATAGTTACACAGCGGCAGGATGGGGCAGAGCACcgaccctctctccctctcgatGGGGTAGGTTACAAAGCAGCAACACCAATTACTTCGCTTTCacagcctcaatttcctcatctccaaatcggggcaggggtgggtgggaatcCGAGTCCACAAATTCCCAAGGCTCCCTCCCACCGACATGCCACCAGAGACTGTAGCCCAGCAGCAATACCACAGCAACAAGGCACCAGCGCCTGGCCTAGCCAAGGGAAAGGGTGAAGTGATGAGCAAGCTAGGCACTTACCTGCAGAAAGTCGGTCATGCCCTGGAGAAAGGCAGGGACACCAGGCATCGCCACGGTGATGGTGGGAGAAGCCATGCCAGGCCCTCCGGCCCCTGGCCCCGCAGGACCCAGCAGGTTCCCTAGGAGCTGTGAGAACTGAAGATCGGCCGCTGAGGGTTGAGGGGGTGGAGGCTGGGTGGGTCCCCCGGGGGCAGGACCAGCTGTGGTTGCTGTGTTGGTGGTGCCTGCACTGGCTGAAGCAGtggcaggggctggaggtggtGCCATTCCTGGGGTCCCCTGAGCTACAGAggccaaaagaaaataagatgaaatcCAGAGAAACGAGACCCCACAGCATTTCCATTCTGATCTTCCCAGCAAGAAAGCAAGAACGAAGGACCTATGGAGAGAACTGGGAAGCACCAGTAAGGAGATTAAGGAGCATCAGCCTGCAGGGCCATGGGAGTGACTACAGCTGGAGACAGGGAAGAACGAGGACTCACCCACAAGAACGGGCTGCATAAGAAGCTGCCCCACGAGGCCGCTCACCATCTGGGCCAAAGAGGCATTGGTACCTAGTCCAGCGCTCTGCTGAAGGGAGAACAAAGGGGGCTTTCAGTCCTGCCCTTTTCATTCCCCACCACAGGATTCTCTCCCCGAACTTCCCCACCAGAACCCCTCCACCCTTACTCACTAGAGTACCCGAGATTGGGGGCCCCCCAGGATGGGAAGGCCGAGCCTGTGGAGGGGTAGGCCGAGCAATCACCACCCGGGTCGGAGCTGTCGGGAAACCCGGCACCTGCTGTCCTGTgggtggcagaggggagagaCCGGAGAGGGCTGAAGGCTGGGCCCCTGACTGCCAGCCAACGGCACCCACCACCGTGGACCGTGCCCCGCCTCCCAAACTTCCCCTTCCAGGTTATTACCTGCGGCCGCGGAGGCAACAGCTGCCACCATGGCCTGATGAGTGATCTGGTGGGCGACGGCGTGCATGAActcagggggcagggagggcagctgGATGAGGGTGGAGCCTGGGGGGCGGGTCTGATGTAACCTTGAACCTGGACCCCCTTCAGCCCACCCATTCGGCCCTACCCCTTCTCTACCCAGAGCTCTGCCTGCTCTGATGCCCTCACTCTTACCCAGGGTTTGGCCATGACCAGGGGGTCCTAGGGGGCCAGTGGGAGCACTCGGAACTCCACCGGGCTGTGTGCCAGAATCTGggtaaggagacagagagagtagcCCTGAGACAGGCGAGGCCAAAGCCTAACTATATCCTCCTGAGACTGGCGTCCTTCAGGCCGCtactccccccaccaaaaagcctgcctctccctccatctAGACAGGAAGGCGGCACTCCCTTCACCATGCAAACAAAACTGCAAGGACAAGCAGtcactcctgcccctccccacgcatGCCAACTGAAAAGTTTCTAGTCTGGTTAACCCTGCTACCTCCATCACCCCTgacttctcccttccccaccctccctctctcacacctCGCTACAGAGCCCCCTCCCAAGCCACGTTGCTCTTCTCTACCAACAACCAATCCTAACTCACCTTGGATGTTCATGTGCATCATAACTACAGGTTCCACGCTCTGGTGGGAAATCCGGATGACCCTTGGGTGGCTGGTGGTCGGGGGGGGAGCCGGCCCTGGCGGGGGAACACCCTCGGTTGAGGACTCGACAGTGGTAGAAGTGGGAGCCAGGGATGAGGCCTGCCCAGGACCAGGGGGAGCTGCCTCCGCATTAGAAGTCGGGGGGGGCCGAGTCCCATTCCCCGTCATGGTCACGGTGGTTCCCACGTTGATCTGGAGGAGACAGATGAATGACACAAAAGTGAGTAAAACAAGAGCCTAACCCATGGCACTCCGTGATATACTTCCGAAGTCTCCCCCATTCTCCGTCACTACATATTTCTAAAGTCCCCACCTCTTCTCACTACTGTCAAACCTGGTAGCTACCCTGGGTCATGCCACCACCAGCCATGCAGTCTCCCTCACACCAGGCTCCTCCCCTCAGACCCACCTGGATGGGAATGGCTGCCTGCTGGAGCACCATGGGGGTGGTGTAGTGAGACATGGGCCGGACCACATGCAGGTGTCGTGGGGGCGCACAGGCCAGGTTGCAGCGCAGGTCAGACAGCGCCACAAAAGTGTTGCCCAGCAGCCGTAGGCTCTCCCCCACCAAGTTGATCAAGCGCTGGTCCTCTTCGCGGCCCTCTTGCTATATCCCCAGGGTCAAGCATAGAAAGGCCAAAAATATTAGGCTGGGACGAACGTCAATAACAAAAGCAGTAACACCTTTGAATGACACCACATTCTCTACACCCCCAGGCGTAGCCTCGGAAGCTTTCAAGTAGACCCAACCTCTATAAATAAATTCTACTTCGTGCACACGGAAAGTTTCCTATTACAACAAACCCTACGGCAAATCAGTACAGCATCATCTGCTAAATTTCCTTACTCTGCCTAAGTTTCCTAATTAACCCAAGGTATGAAAAGGTACAAAGACAGTAGGTATCACAGAGATGATGACCCTCCCTATAAACAAGGAAAACATCACTTACGAGTCTAAAGAGGAATCATTCTGTTGCAGACAATGTCTTTTTCTGGGGAAAGGATTAGCTGTATTTCGGCCTATTCCATTTGGGACaaatgggggtgagggggtaGGCGGGGCTCACGTTGTTGTTGTAGTCCGTGGTGGCGGCAGCGCCCAGAACCTCATAGTAGCGCTGCAGGAAGGGCTGGAGGCGGCTCTCAAGCCGCTGTAGCTCCTGGAGCACTTCAACATACTCCGCAGGGGAAGGATGGCTGTGGGCAACCCCGAGAGGCAGTGAGCCAAGGCTCTCCTCAGACCCCTAACCTCAAAGTTGACACAGACTACACCTGCCCTGTCTGTCCGCAGCCTCCCGGACCCCTGGCCCAATCCCCTCTAGGACAAGCAGAGCATCTGTGCTTTACCTGTACCCACaggaagacaagagaaaataCACTGCTTCTCCCTTTCCCACCACATGATTCTATACCTGTGATGACAAGAAACTAACTCTGAAGAAAGAGGCGTGGCCTGTGAGAActcaagagagagaatcttaatcaggctcagGAAACACCATCTGGACTTTCTTGCCCCAGGGACAGCAGTGCTTCTGGCTCAGATGCCAACTCTAACCTCATCAGCCGGTCCAgagcctctccctgcccaccccccacccccgacactaGCCCTATAGGAGAGACTGTCAAGCAGCCGTCTTCTCCCATCATATCCTTCTTGGCTCTCACACTTCACTTGGGATCCCCAAACCCCCTCCCAAAGGGTCCCTCTGTTTCTCACTTGGGTGCATTGGTCTCTGGGGCAGGTGTTGGGCCCGCTGGAGCTGGGCCGGAAGGGGTGagctccgggctctgggctggggcaCGCTCCTCCACTTCTTCGGCCTCCATGGGCTCCCGAGGAGGCACTTCACTTTCAACTGGTTCTGATGTTTGAGAACTCAAGGCTACAGACTCCGGGGCCACGGTTGGCGTCTGTGGGGGCGGCTGACTGTGCTGTGCTTGGGGTCCCCCTCGACACTAAAGGGGAGGGATTCAGGATACCAAAGGCAGGGTGAGACTGCTGCAGAGAATTACCCAGGACAAAGGAGACTGAGTGGAGAAGGAGCTCTAGCTgggctccctgaaggcagggcttTGCATTGGCCTCTTTGATTCCCTAGCCACCAACGTAAAACTTAAATAAGAGGCACAACAAATAGCTGTTTTACTTGCAAATTactagcaaaatacaaaaagtatGGTTCGCTAAAtccccacaaaaaaagaaagaaaggtcacaAGCTACAGCCACGACACAAACTAATGGAAATAGTATCAACTATAGcaatttagaaactaaaaaagcATGAACTGCTTCTATAATTGAAAGAAGCAGCCGTGAGAATTATCTGACAAGTTTGAAACAAACTTCCCGGATACCAGGCACCCAGAGAATTGGCAGGAACAAGATAGGCTGACAAAGATACTTTTTCCTGCCCCAAAGACTGAAGACTGCAGAGAAGAGACCAGATTAGACAAGGACAATCCAACTGATATGGCCAGTCATGCCTTCACCACCAGGCGGAGACAAGAGGGGTAAGGGAGaatgaagagacagacagaccctAGACAGCCTTGTCCACTGACCTCCATCCGAGAAAGTAAGGTCTGTATATCTCTGATCATGTGCTGAGCCATCACCAGCCGTACTCGGGGCTCACTCTACGATAAGAGAGGGAAAATCAGGGTACACCTGAGATGAAGCCATGAACTCTACCACCCACTGAAGCAGGTCCCAGCCATCTCCTTGGCCAGGTTCACCCCCCACCTCATGGCCTCCTTCTCCCAGATccccttccctgaccctcccagGCCCGTGATACCTGAATCGGGGCCTGTTCCATGTTGATGTGAACATCCACAGCAGAGCCGTCACTCTGAGAAAAGGGTAAGGGAAGTTGCTCTGGGAGAAGCCAAATACTAAGGCCCCCACACCTTCAACTCATTCTCTAGAGCCCCACTCTTTTTCTCAAAGACTGAGGTCATATCAGACCTCAGGGCCCTGGAAACCCAATCTAAAGACCAAGACACCTGTCTTATAAGCTCTCTGCCATTACCACAACCAAACCACCCTTCCCCACAAAAACCATCCTATGTGGAACACAAGCTTACAGGAAGATTGAAGGTTCCAACCATGACATAGCTGTTGGCATTCCGGTCATGAACAGAGGCCCCAGGCCCCCGAGTACCAGGCGGGGGTCCCCCACCATGGGTGGCTGAGGCAGACCCTATCCCAGAAGATGCCCCAGAAGGGAGCTGCGTCTGAGGAGGAGCCCGTTCCACCAGGTGAATAACCTTTCCCCCAACatctgcagggaaaaaaaaaagatacacaccaAAGCATTATATGATCAGGTAAGCTCAAGGCCTCACTTCATCCCTCTAGACAGCTGCCTCAACCTCTAAACTGCCTCCCCCAAACTCTTACTGTATTCCTGGAGCTTCTTATCATCCTGCAGAACTCGTCCCTGATAGATGAGCCGTTGTTTCTCAGAGGGAATGCTGACAGAGGCAGCGATGTGCTCCTTAAATTCCTTTACATTCATCTGCAagg
The nucleotide sequence above comes from Panthera tigris isolate Pti1 chromosome B2, P.tigris_Pti1_mat1.1, whole genome shotgun sequence. Encoded proteins:
- the BAG6 gene encoding large proline-rich protein BAG6 isoform X5; translation: MEPSDTTSTTTSMEEPDSLEVLVKTLDSQTRTFIVGAQMNVKEFKEHIAASVSIPSEKQRLIYQGRVLQDDKKLQEYNVGGKVIHLVERAPPQTQLPSGASSGIGSASATHGGGPPPGTRGPGASVHDRNANSYVMVGTFNLPSDGSAVDVHINMEQAPIQSEPRVRLVMAQHMIRDIQTLLSRMECRGGPQAQHSQPPPQTPTVAPESVALSSQTSEPVESEVPPREPMEAEEVEERAPAQSPELTPSGPAPAGPTPAPETNAPNHPSPAEYVEVLQELQRLESRLQPFLQRYYEVLGAAATTDYNNNQEGREEDQRLINLVGESLRLLGNTFVALSDLRCNLACAPPRHLHVVRPMSHYTTPMVLQQAAIPIQINVGTTVTMTGNGTRPPPTSNAEAAPPGPGQASSLAPTSTTVESSTEGVPPPGPAPPPTTSHPRVIRISHQSVEPVVMMHMNIQDSGTQPGGVPSAPTGPLGPPGHGQTLGQQVPGFPTAPTRVVIARPTPPQARPSHPGGPPISGTLSAGLGTNASLAQMVSGLVGQLLMQPVLVAQGTPGMAPPPAPATASASAGTTNTATTAGPAPGGPTQPPPPQPSAADLQFSQLLGNLLGPAGPGAGGPGMASPTITVAMPGVPAFLQGMTDFLQATQTAPPPPPPPPPPPPAPEQQTMPPPGSPSGGAGSPGGLGLESLSPEFFTSVVQGVLNSLLGSLGARAGSSESIAAFIQRLSGSSNIFEPGADGALGFFGALLSLLCQNFSMVDVVMLLHGHFQPLQRLQPQLRSFFHQHYLGGQEPTPGNIRTATHTLITGLEEYVRESFSLVQVQPGVDIIRTNLEFLQEQFNSIAAHVLHCTDSGFGARLLELCNQGLFECLALNLHCLGGQQMELAAVINGRIRRMSRGVNPSLVSWLTTMMGLRLQVVLEHMPVGPDAILRYVRRVGDPPQPLPEEPMEVQGSERTSPEPQRENASPAPGTTAEEAMSRGPPPAPEGGGSRDEQDGASAETEPWAAAVPPEWVPIIQQDIQSQRKVKPQPPLSDAYLSGMPAKRRKTMQGEGPQLLLSEAVSRAAKAAGARPLTSPESLSRDLEAPEVQESYRQQLRADIQKRLQEDPNYSPQRFPNAHRAFADDP
- the BAG6 gene encoding large proline-rich protein BAG6 isoform X12, with translation MEPSDTTSTTTSMEEPDSLEVLVKTLDSQTRTFIVGAQMNVKEFKEHIAASVSIPSEKQRLIYQGRVLQDDKKLQEYNVGGKVIHLVERAPPQTQLPSGASSGIGSASATHGGGPPPGTRGPGASVHDRNANSYVMVGTFNLPSEPRVRLVMAQHMIRDIQTLLSRMECRGGPQAQHSQPPPQTPTVAPESVALSSQTSEPVESEVPPREPMEAEEVEERAPAQSPELTPSGPAPAGPTPAPETNAPNHPSPAEYVEVLQELQRLESRLQPFLQRYYEVLGAAATTDYNNNQEGREEDQRLINLVGESLRLLGNTFVALSDLRCNLACAPPRHLHVVRPMSHYTTPMVLQQAAIPIQINVGTTVTMTGNGTRPPPTSNAEAAPPGPGQASSLAPTSTTVESSTEGVPPPGPAPPPTTSHPRVIRISHQSVEPVVMMHMNIQDSGTQPGGVPSAPTGPLGPPGHGQTLGSTLIQLPSLPPEFMHAVAHQITHQAMVAAVASAAAGQQVPGFPTAPTRVVIARPTPPQARPSHPGGPPISGTLSAGLGTNASLAQMVSGLVGQLLMQPVLVAQGTPGMAPPPAPATASASAGTTNTATTAGPAPGGPTQPPPPQPSAADLQFSQLLGNLLGPAGPGAGGPGMASPTITVAMPGVPAFLQGMTDFLQATQTAPPPPPPPPPPPPAPEQQTMPPPGSPSGGAGSPGGLGLESLSPEFFTSVVQGVLNSLLGSLGARAGSSESIAAFIQRLSGSSNIFEPGADGALGFFGALLSLLCQNFSMVDVVMLLHGHFQPLQRLQPQLRSFFHQHYLGGQEPTPGNIRTATHTLITGLEEYVRESFSLVQVQPGVDIIRTNLEFLQEQFNSIAAHVLHCTDSGFGARLLELCNQGLFECLALNLHCLGGQQMELAAVINGRIRRMSRGVNPSLVSWLTTMMGLRLQVVLEHMPVGPDAILRYVRRVGDPPQPLPEEPMEVQGSERTSPEPQRENASPAPGTTAEEAMSRGPPPAPEGGGSRDEQDGASAETEPWAAAVPPEWVPIIQQDIQSQRKVKPQPPLSDAYLSGMPAKRRKLRADIQKRLQEDPNYSPQRFPNAHRAFADDP
- the BAG6 gene encoding large proline-rich protein BAG6 isoform X7, whose product is MEPSDTTSTTTSMEEPDSLEVLVKTLDSQTRTFIVGAQMNVKEFKEHIAASVSIPSEKQRLIYQGRVLQDDKKLQEYNVGGKVIHLVERAPPQTQLPSGASSGIGSASATHGGGPPPGTRGPGASVHDRNANSYVMVGTFNLPSDGSAVDVHINMEQAPIQSEPRVRLVMAQHMIRDIQTLLSRMECRGGPQAQHSQPPPQTPTVAPESVALSSQTSEPVESEVPPREPMEAEEVEERAPAQSPELTPSGPAPAGPTPAPETNAPNHPSPAEYVEVLQELQRLESRLQPFLQRYYEVLGAAATTDYNNNQEGREEDQRLINLVGESLRLLGNTFVALSDLRCNLACAPPRHLHVVRPMSHYTTPMVLQQAAIPIQINVGTTVTMTGNGTRPPPTSNAEAAPPGPGQASSLAPTSTTVESSTEGVPPPGPAPPPTTSHPRVIRISHQSVEPVVMMHMNIQDSGTQPGGVPSAPTGPLGPPGHGQTLGSTLIQLPSLPPEFMHAVAHQITHQAMVAAVASAAAGQQVPGFPTAPTRVVIARPTPPQARPSHPGGPPISGTLQSAGLGTNASLAQMVSGLVGQLLMQPVLVAQGTPGMAPPPAPATASASAGTTNTATTAGPAPGGPTQPPPPQPSAADLQFSQLLGNLLGPAGPGAGGPGMASPTITVAMPGVPAFLQGMTDFLQATQTAPPPPPPPPPPPPAPEQQTMPPPGSPSGGAGSPGGLGLESLSPEFFTSVVQGVLNSLLGSLGARAGSSESIAAFIQRLSGSSNIFEPGADGALGFFGALLSLLCQNFSMVDVVMLLHGHFQPLQRLQPQLRSFFHQHYLGGQEPTPGNIRTATHTLITGLEEYVRESFSLVQVQPGVDIIRTNLEFLQEQFNSIAAHVLHCTDSGFGARLLELCNQGLFECLALNLHCLGGQQMELAAVINGRIRRMSRGVNPSLVSWLTTMMGLRLQVVLEHMPVGPDAILRYVRRVGDPPQPLPEEPMEVQGSERTSPEPQRENASPAPGTTAEEAMSRGPPPAPEGGGSRDEQDGASAETEPWAAAVPPEWVPIIQQDIQSQRKVKPQPPLSDAYLSGMPAKRRKLRADIQKRLQEDPNYSPQRFPNAHRAFADDP
- the BAG6 gene encoding large proline-rich protein BAG6 isoform X16; the encoded protein is MEPSDTTSTTTSMEEPDSLEVLVKTLDSQTRTFIVGAQMNVKEFKEHIAASVSIPSEKQRLIYQGRVLQDDKKLQEYNVGGKVIHLVERAPPQTQLPSGASSGIGSASATHGGGPPPGTRGPGASVHDRNANSYVMVGTFNLPSEPRVRLVMAQHMIRDIQTLLSRMECRGGPQAQHSQPPPQTPTVAPESVALSSQTSEPVESEVPPREPMEAEEVEERAPAQSPELTPSGPAPAGPTPAPETNAPNHPSPAEYVEVLQELQRLESRLQPFLQRYYEVLGAAATTDYNNNQEGREEDQRLINLVGESLRLLGNTFVALSDLRCNLACAPPRHLHVVRPMSHYTTPMVLQQAAIPIQINVGTTVTMTGNGTRPPPTSNAEAAPPGPGQASSLAPTSTTVESSTEGVPPPGPAPPPTTSHPRVIRISHQSVEPVVMMHMNIQDSGTQPGGVPSAPTGPLGPPGHGQTLGQQVPGFPTAPTRVVIARPTPPQARPSHPGGPPISGTLQSAGLGTNASLAQMVSGLVGQLLMQPVLVAQGTPGMAPPPAPATASASAGTTNTATTAGPAPGGPTQPPPPQPSAADLQFSQLLGNLLGPAGPGAGGPGMASPTITVAMPGVPAFLQGMTDFLQATQTAPPPPPPPPPPPPAPEQQTMPPPGSPSGGAGSPGGLGLESLSPEFFTSVVQGVLNSLLGSLGARAGSSESIAAFIQRLSGSSNIFEPGADGALGFFGALLSLLCQNFSMVDVVMLLHGHFQPLQRLQPQLRSFFHQHYLGGQEPTPGNIRTATHTLITGLEEYVRESFSLVQVQPGVDIIRTNLEFLQEQFNSIAAHVLHCTDSGFGARLLELCNQGLFECLALNLHCLGGQQMELAAVINGRIRRMSRGVNPSLVSWLTTMMGLRLQVVLEHMPVGPDAILRYVRRVGDPPQPLPEEPMEVQGSERTSPEPQRENASPAPGTTAEEAMSRGPPPAPEGGGSRDEQDGASAETEPWAAAVPPEWVPIIQQDIQSQRKVKPQPPLSDAYLSGMPAKRRKLRADIQKRLQEDPNYSPQRFPNAHRAFADDP
- the BAG6 gene encoding large proline-rich protein BAG6 isoform X3 yields the protein MEPSDTTSTTTSMEEPDSLEVLVKTLDSQTRTFIVGAQMNVKEFKEHIAASVSIPSEKQRLIYQGRVLQDDKKLQEYNVGGKVIHLVERAPPQTQLPSGASSGIGSASATHGGGPPPGTRGPGASVHDRNANSYVMVGTFNLPSEPRVRLVMAQHMIRDIQTLLSRMECRGGPQAQHSQPPPQTPTVAPESVALSSQTSEPVESEVPPREPMEAEEVEERAPAQSPELTPSGPAPAGPTPAPETNAPNHPSPAEYVEVLQELQRLESRLQPFLQRYYEVLGAAATTDYNNNQEGREEDQRLINLVGESLRLLGNTFVALSDLRCNLACAPPRHLHVVRPMSHYTTPMVLQQAAIPIQINVGTTVTMTGNGTRPPPTSNAEAAPPGPGQASSLAPTSTTVESSTEGVPPPGPAPPPTTSHPRVIRISHQSVEPVVMMHMNIQDSGTQPGGVPSAPTGPLGPPGHGQTLGSTLIQLPSLPPEFMHAVAHQITHQAMVAAVASAAAGQQVPGFPTAPTRVVIARPTPPQARPSHPGGPPISGTLQSAGLGTNASLAQMVSGLVGQLLMQPVLVAQGTPGMAPPPAPATASASAGTTNTATTAGPAPGGPTQPPPPQPSAADLQFSQLLGNLLGPAGPGAGGPGMASPTITVAMPGVPAFLQGMTDFLQATQTAPPPPPPPPPPPPAPEQQTMPPPGSPSGGAGSPGGLGLESLSPEFFTSVVQGVLNSLLGSLGARAGSSESIAAFIQRLSGSSNIFEPGADGALGFFGALLSLLCQNFSMVDVVMLLHGHFQPLQRLQPQLRSFFHQHYLGGQEPTPGNIRTATHTLITGLEEYVRESFSLVQVQPGVDIIRTNLEFLQEQFNSIAAHVLHCTDSGFGARLLELCNQGLFECLALNLHCLGGQQMELAAVINGRIRRMSRGVNPSLVSWLTTMMGLRLQVVLEHMPVGPDAILRYVRRVGDPPQPLPEEPMEVQGSERTSPEPQRENASPAPGTTAEEAMSRGPPPAPEGGGSRDEQDGASAETEPWAAAVPPEWVPIIQQDIQSQRKVKPQPPLSDAYLSGMPAKRRKTMQGEGPQLLLSEAVSRAAKAAGARPLTSPESLSRDLEAPEVQESYRQQLRADIQKRLQEDPNYSPQRFPNAHRAFADDP